The Malus domestica chromosome 13, GDT2T_hap1 genome includes a window with the following:
- the LOC114820635 gene encoding putative zinc finger protein At1g68190 isoform X1: MKKSCDLCLDLRPVVYCKADAAHLCLPCDAKVHSANPIVDSHQRTLLCDSCKYRSADDQCLDHRMFMCRVCDQSLHRHSSRPHQKRTMISSYTGCPSAKEFAAFWGFQLNENLSTSTGRNVISSHGDGGKYQKSSCNSFILDQILDLKRLQLSEENNPNSFLVSAHDQQSHDKRSSVHHHNSATSSRKFECNEELPFYTESSWHCRSPVQNSQLWSQNMQDLGVCEEQTYDHADLNTPDVDSTFRNFEESFGADQYVSYEGHARAKEQKYDYKCRAAIHESYAANSKGR, translated from the exons atgaagaaaagttgtgaTTTGTGCTTGGATTTAAGGCCAGTTGTGTACTGTAAAGCCGACGCTGCACATCTTTGCCTTCCCTGCGATGCAAAAGTCCATTCTGCTAACCCAATTGTCGACTCCCATCAGCGAACCCTCTTATGCGATTCGTGCAAATACCGTTCAGCCGACGATCAGTGTTTGGATCACCGGATGTTTATGTGCCGCGTATGCGACCAGAGCCTGCACCGGCACTCTTCACGGCCGCATCAGAAACGGACCATGATCAGCAGTTATACCGGTTGCCCATCCGCCAAGGAATTTGCAGCATTTTGGGGGTTCCAACTGAATGAGAATCTGTCCACCAGTACTGGCAGAAATGTG ATATCTTCCCATGGAGATGGAGGTAAATATCAGAAAAGCTCTTGTAACAGTTTTATTCTGGATCAGATTCTTGATTTGAAAAGGCTTCAGCTGAGTGAGGAGAataaccctaattcatttctgGTATCTGCTCATGATCAACAAAGTCATGATAAACGTTCTTCAGTGCATCATCACAACAGTGCTACTTCAAGCCGGAAATTCGAATGTAATGAAGAACTTCCATTTTATACAGAATCATCTTGGCATTGCAGAAGTCCAGTGCAAAATAGTCAG CTGTGGTCTCAGAATATGCAAGATCTCGGGGTTTGTGAAGAACAAACTTACGATCATGCTGATCTCAATACGCCTGACGTTGATTCGACGTTCCGAAACTTCGAGGAGTCATTTGGAGCTGATCAATATGTATCATATGAGGGCCATGCTAGAGCAAAGGAG caGAAGTACGATTACAAATGCAGAGCCGCAATTCATGAAAGTTATGCTGCAAATTCAAAGGGAAGATAA
- the LOC114820635 gene encoding putative zinc finger protein At1g68190 isoform X4, whose amino-acid sequence MKKSCDLCLDLRPVVYCKADAAHLCLPCDAKVHSANPIVDSHQRTLLCDSCKYRSADDQCLDHRMFMCRVCDQSLHRHSSRPHQKRTMISSYTGCPSAKEFAAFWGFQLNENLSTSTGRNVISSHGDGGKYQKSSCNSFILDQILDLKRLQLSEENNPNSFLVSAHDQQSHDKRSSVHHHNSATSSRKFECNEELPFYTESSWHCRSPVQNSQNMQDLGVCEEQTYDHADLNTPDVDSTFRNFEESFGADQYVSYEGHARAKEKYDYKCRAAIHESYAANSKGR is encoded by the exons atgaagaaaagttgtgaTTTGTGCTTGGATTTAAGGCCAGTTGTGTACTGTAAAGCCGACGCTGCACATCTTTGCCTTCCCTGCGATGCAAAAGTCCATTCTGCTAACCCAATTGTCGACTCCCATCAGCGAACCCTCTTATGCGATTCGTGCAAATACCGTTCAGCCGACGATCAGTGTTTGGATCACCGGATGTTTATGTGCCGCGTATGCGACCAGAGCCTGCACCGGCACTCTTCACGGCCGCATCAGAAACGGACCATGATCAGCAGTTATACCGGTTGCCCATCCGCCAAGGAATTTGCAGCATTTTGGGGGTTCCAACTGAATGAGAATCTGTCCACCAGTACTGGCAGAAATGTG ATATCTTCCCATGGAGATGGAGGTAAATATCAGAAAAGCTCTTGTAACAGTTTTATTCTGGATCAGATTCTTGATTTGAAAAGGCTTCAGCTGAGTGAGGAGAataaccctaattcatttctgGTATCTGCTCATGATCAACAAAGTCATGATAAACGTTCTTCAGTGCATCATCACAACAGTGCTACTTCAAGCCGGAAATTCGAATGTAATGAAGAACTTCCATTTTATACAGAATCATCTTGGCATTGCAGAAGTCCAGTGCAAAATAGTCAG AATATGCAAGATCTCGGGGTTTGTGAAGAACAAACTTACGATCATGCTGATCTCAATACGCCTGACGTTGATTCGACGTTCCGAAACTTCGAGGAGTCATTTGGAGCTGATCAATATGTATCATATGAGGGCCATGCTAGAGCAAAGGAG AAGTACGATTACAAATGCAGAGCCGCAATTCATGAAAGTTATGCTGCAAATTCAAAGGGAAGATAA
- the LOC114820635 gene encoding putative zinc finger protein At1g68190 isoform X5, with protein MKKSCDLCLDLRPVVYCKADAAHLCLPCDAKVHSANPIVDSHQRTLLCDSCKYRSADDQCLDHRMFMCRVCDQSLHRHSSRPHQKRTMISSYTGCPSAKEFAAFWGFQLNENLSTSTGRNVILDLKRLQLSEENNPNSFLVSAHDQQSHDKRSSVHHHNSATSSRKFECNEELPFYTESSWHCRSPVQNSQLWSQNMQDLGVCEEQTYDHADLNTPDVDSTFRNFEESFGADQYVSYEGHARAKEQKYDYKCRAAIHESYAANSKGR; from the exons atgaagaaaagttgtgaTTTGTGCTTGGATTTAAGGCCAGTTGTGTACTGTAAAGCCGACGCTGCACATCTTTGCCTTCCCTGCGATGCAAAAGTCCATTCTGCTAACCCAATTGTCGACTCCCATCAGCGAACCCTCTTATGCGATTCGTGCAAATACCGTTCAGCCGACGATCAGTGTTTGGATCACCGGATGTTTATGTGCCGCGTATGCGACCAGAGCCTGCACCGGCACTCTTCACGGCCGCATCAGAAACGGACCATGATCAGCAGTTATACCGGTTGCCCATCCGCCAAGGAATTTGCAGCATTTTGGGGGTTCCAACTGAATGAGAATCTGTCCACCAGTACTGGCAGAAATGTG ATTCTTGATTTGAAAAGGCTTCAGCTGAGTGAGGAGAataaccctaattcatttctgGTATCTGCTCATGATCAACAAAGTCATGATAAACGTTCTTCAGTGCATCATCACAACAGTGCTACTTCAAGCCGGAAATTCGAATGTAATGAAGAACTTCCATTTTATACAGAATCATCTTGGCATTGCAGAAGTCCAGTGCAAAATAGTCAG CTGTGGTCTCAGAATATGCAAGATCTCGGGGTTTGTGAAGAACAAACTTACGATCATGCTGATCTCAATACGCCTGACGTTGATTCGACGTTCCGAAACTTCGAGGAGTCATTTGGAGCTGATCAATATGTATCATATGAGGGCCATGCTAGAGCAAAGGAG caGAAGTACGATTACAAATGCAGAGCCGCAATTCATGAAAGTTATGCTGCAAATTCAAAGGGAAGATAA
- the LOC114820635 gene encoding putative zinc finger protein At1g68190 isoform X3, with product MKKSCDLCLDLRPVVYCKADAAHLCLPCDAKVHSANPIVDSHQRTLLCDSCKYRSADDQCLDHRMFMCRVCDQSLHRHSSRPHQKRTMISSYTGCPSAKEFAAFWGFQLNENLSTSTGRNVISSHGDGGKYQKSSCNSFILDQILDLKRLQLSEENNPNSFLVSAHDQQSHDKRSSVHHHNSATSSRKFECNEELPFYTESSWHCRSPVQNSQNMQDLGVCEEQTYDHADLNTPDVDSTFRNFEESFGADQYVSYEGHARAKEQKYDYKCRAAIHESYAANSKGR from the exons atgaagaaaagttgtgaTTTGTGCTTGGATTTAAGGCCAGTTGTGTACTGTAAAGCCGACGCTGCACATCTTTGCCTTCCCTGCGATGCAAAAGTCCATTCTGCTAACCCAATTGTCGACTCCCATCAGCGAACCCTCTTATGCGATTCGTGCAAATACCGTTCAGCCGACGATCAGTGTTTGGATCACCGGATGTTTATGTGCCGCGTATGCGACCAGAGCCTGCACCGGCACTCTTCACGGCCGCATCAGAAACGGACCATGATCAGCAGTTATACCGGTTGCCCATCCGCCAAGGAATTTGCAGCATTTTGGGGGTTCCAACTGAATGAGAATCTGTCCACCAGTACTGGCAGAAATGTG ATATCTTCCCATGGAGATGGAGGTAAATATCAGAAAAGCTCTTGTAACAGTTTTATTCTGGATCAGATTCTTGATTTGAAAAGGCTTCAGCTGAGTGAGGAGAataaccctaattcatttctgGTATCTGCTCATGATCAACAAAGTCATGATAAACGTTCTTCAGTGCATCATCACAACAGTGCTACTTCAAGCCGGAAATTCGAATGTAATGAAGAACTTCCATTTTATACAGAATCATCTTGGCATTGCAGAAGTCCAGTGCAAAATAGTCAG AATATGCAAGATCTCGGGGTTTGTGAAGAACAAACTTACGATCATGCTGATCTCAATACGCCTGACGTTGATTCGACGTTCCGAAACTTCGAGGAGTCATTTGGAGCTGATCAATATGTATCATATGAGGGCCATGCTAGAGCAAAGGAG caGAAGTACGATTACAAATGCAGAGCCGCAATTCATGAAAGTTATGCTGCAAATTCAAAGGGAAGATAA
- the LOC114820635 gene encoding putative zinc finger protein At1g68190 isoform X6, producing the protein MKKSCDLCLDLRPVVYCKADAAHLCLPCDAKVHSANPIVDSHQRTLLCDSCKYRSADDQCLDHRMFMCRVCDQSLHRHSSRPHQKRTMISSYTGCPSAKEFAAFWGFQLNENLSTSTGRNVILDLKRLQLSEENNPNSFLVSAHDQQSHDKRSSVHHHNSATSSRKFECNEELPFYTESSWHCRSPVQNSQLWSQNMQDLGVCEEQTYDHADLNTPDVDSTFRNFEESFGADQYVSYEGHARAKEKYDYKCRAAIHESYAANSKGR; encoded by the exons atgaagaaaagttgtgaTTTGTGCTTGGATTTAAGGCCAGTTGTGTACTGTAAAGCCGACGCTGCACATCTTTGCCTTCCCTGCGATGCAAAAGTCCATTCTGCTAACCCAATTGTCGACTCCCATCAGCGAACCCTCTTATGCGATTCGTGCAAATACCGTTCAGCCGACGATCAGTGTTTGGATCACCGGATGTTTATGTGCCGCGTATGCGACCAGAGCCTGCACCGGCACTCTTCACGGCCGCATCAGAAACGGACCATGATCAGCAGTTATACCGGTTGCCCATCCGCCAAGGAATTTGCAGCATTTTGGGGGTTCCAACTGAATGAGAATCTGTCCACCAGTACTGGCAGAAATGTG ATTCTTGATTTGAAAAGGCTTCAGCTGAGTGAGGAGAataaccctaattcatttctgGTATCTGCTCATGATCAACAAAGTCATGATAAACGTTCTTCAGTGCATCATCACAACAGTGCTACTTCAAGCCGGAAATTCGAATGTAATGAAGAACTTCCATTTTATACAGAATCATCTTGGCATTGCAGAAGTCCAGTGCAAAATAGTCAG CTGTGGTCTCAGAATATGCAAGATCTCGGGGTTTGTGAAGAACAAACTTACGATCATGCTGATCTCAATACGCCTGACGTTGATTCGACGTTCCGAAACTTCGAGGAGTCATTTGGAGCTGATCAATATGTATCATATGAGGGCCATGCTAGAGCAAAGGAG AAGTACGATTACAAATGCAGAGCCGCAATTCATGAAAGTTATGCTGCAAATTCAAAGGGAAGATAA
- the LOC114820636 gene encoding zinc finger CCCH domain-containing protein 15-like → MEMQNDTSCTAYGGHATSAMPQSPLKSQSSEDNAVFASLYSAIFDRKPSVSRYDVEESDHDSSSAHRHRQLYHSILVQDHQEMVNRHSRCLKRLQETSEEADALRRENVHLRSLNLELNKQLSLLIHASVQKQFGSPSSVQTTTPFGIVSGLRDMRIDDKRAERDVSNKSPTSVIESEGGDAENIDVERFSLPKSISVRSNGYVKAAQAAQAGASTATRTVTATAFNASQKVFVPKGVKEEEPPLELEVYNQGMFKTELCNKWQEVGECPYGDHCQFAHGIEELRPVIRHPRYKTEVCRMVLSGAVCPYGHRCHFRHALTENEKLMVPNKPRQRQFNRDR, encoded by the exons ATGGAGATGCAAAACGACACTTCCTGTACCGCTTATGGCGGCCACGCCACATCTGCAATGCCGCAATCGCCACTTAAAtcgcaatctagcgaagataaTGCCGTGTTCGCTTCCCTCTACTCCGCTATATTCGATCGCAAGCCTTCGGTAAGTCGATACGACGTCGAAGAATCGGACCACGACTCGTCTTCAGCTCACCGCCACCGCCAACTCTACCATTCGATCCTCGTTCAAGATCATCAGGAGATGGTGAACCGCCACAGCCGCTGCCTCAAGCGCCTCCAAGAAACCTCCGAGGAAGCCGACGCTCTCCGTCGCGAGAACGTTCATCTCCGCTCTCTCAATCTCGAGCTCAACAAGCAACTCAGTCTACTCATCCACGCCTCCGTGCAGAAACAGTTCGGTTCCCCTTCCTCTGTGCAGACAACGACGCCGTTTGGGATCGTTAGCGGACTTCGCGACATGAGAATTGATGACAAGCGAGCAGAGCGGGACGTGTCCAACAAGAGCCCTACGAGTGTGATTGAGAGCGAAGGCGGCGACGCCGAGAATATTGATGTGGAGAGGTTTTCGCTGCCTAAGAGCATTTCTGTGAGGTCTAACGGATACGTGAAGGCTGCTCAGGCCGCTCAAGCCGGTGCTAGCACTGCCACTCGGACTGTGACCGCCACTGCATTCAATGCTTCG CAAAAAGTGTTCGTTCCGAAAGGGGTGAAAGAGGAGGAGCCACCGCTGGAATTGGAAGTTTACAACCAAGGCATGTTCAAGACAGAGCTGTGCAACAAGTGGCAGGAGGTCGGAGAGTGTCCTTACGGCGATCACTGCCAGTTTGCACATGGGATTGAGGAGCTCCGCCCTGTGATCCGCCACCCGCGCTACAAGACCGAGGTCTGCAGGATGGTGCTTTCCGGTGCTGTCTGCCCGTACGGTCACCGCTGCCATTTCCGCCACGCCCTCACCGAGAATGAGAAGCTGATGGTTCCAAACAAGCCCAGGCAAAGGCAGTTCAATCGGGACAGGTAA
- the LOC114820635 gene encoding putative zinc finger protein At1g68190 isoform X2, with protein sequence MKKSCDLCLDLRPVVYCKADAAHLCLPCDAKVHSANPIVDSHQRTLLCDSCKYRSADDQCLDHRMFMCRVCDQSLHRHSSRPHQKRTMISSYTGCPSAKEFAAFWGFQLNENLSTSTGRNVISSHGDGGKYQKSSCNSFILDQILDLKRLQLSEENNPNSFLVSAHDQQSHDKRSSVHHHNSATSSRKFECNEELPFYTESSWHCRSPVQNSQLWSQNMQDLGVCEEQTYDHADLNTPDVDSTFRNFEESFGADQYVSYEGHARAKEKYDYKCRAAIHESYAANSKGR encoded by the exons atgaagaaaagttgtgaTTTGTGCTTGGATTTAAGGCCAGTTGTGTACTGTAAAGCCGACGCTGCACATCTTTGCCTTCCCTGCGATGCAAAAGTCCATTCTGCTAACCCAATTGTCGACTCCCATCAGCGAACCCTCTTATGCGATTCGTGCAAATACCGTTCAGCCGACGATCAGTGTTTGGATCACCGGATGTTTATGTGCCGCGTATGCGACCAGAGCCTGCACCGGCACTCTTCACGGCCGCATCAGAAACGGACCATGATCAGCAGTTATACCGGTTGCCCATCCGCCAAGGAATTTGCAGCATTTTGGGGGTTCCAACTGAATGAGAATCTGTCCACCAGTACTGGCAGAAATGTG ATATCTTCCCATGGAGATGGAGGTAAATATCAGAAAAGCTCTTGTAACAGTTTTATTCTGGATCAGATTCTTGATTTGAAAAGGCTTCAGCTGAGTGAGGAGAataaccctaattcatttctgGTATCTGCTCATGATCAACAAAGTCATGATAAACGTTCTTCAGTGCATCATCACAACAGTGCTACTTCAAGCCGGAAATTCGAATGTAATGAAGAACTTCCATTTTATACAGAATCATCTTGGCATTGCAGAAGTCCAGTGCAAAATAGTCAG CTGTGGTCTCAGAATATGCAAGATCTCGGGGTTTGTGAAGAACAAACTTACGATCATGCTGATCTCAATACGCCTGACGTTGATTCGACGTTCCGAAACTTCGAGGAGTCATTTGGAGCTGATCAATATGTATCATATGAGGGCCATGCTAGAGCAAAGGAG AAGTACGATTACAAATGCAGAGCCGCAATTCATGAAAGTTATGCTGCAAATTCAAAGGGAAGATAA
- the LOC114820635 gene encoding putative zinc finger protein At1g68190 isoform X7 yields MKKSCDLCLDLRPVVYCKADAAHLCLPCDAKVHSANPIVDSHQRTLLCDSCKYRSADDQCLDHRMFMCRVCDQSLHRHSSRPHQKRTMISSYTGCPSAKEFAAFWGFQLNENLSTSTGRNVILDLKRLQLSEENNPNSFLVSAHDQQSHDKRSSVHHHNSATSSRKFECNEELPFYTESSWHCRSPVQNSQNMQDLGVCEEQTYDHADLNTPDVDSTFRNFEESFGADQYVSYEGHARAKEKYDYKCRAAIHESYAANSKGR; encoded by the exons atgaagaaaagttgtgaTTTGTGCTTGGATTTAAGGCCAGTTGTGTACTGTAAAGCCGACGCTGCACATCTTTGCCTTCCCTGCGATGCAAAAGTCCATTCTGCTAACCCAATTGTCGACTCCCATCAGCGAACCCTCTTATGCGATTCGTGCAAATACCGTTCAGCCGACGATCAGTGTTTGGATCACCGGATGTTTATGTGCCGCGTATGCGACCAGAGCCTGCACCGGCACTCTTCACGGCCGCATCAGAAACGGACCATGATCAGCAGTTATACCGGTTGCCCATCCGCCAAGGAATTTGCAGCATTTTGGGGGTTCCAACTGAATGAGAATCTGTCCACCAGTACTGGCAGAAATGTG ATTCTTGATTTGAAAAGGCTTCAGCTGAGTGAGGAGAataaccctaattcatttctgGTATCTGCTCATGATCAACAAAGTCATGATAAACGTTCTTCAGTGCATCATCACAACAGTGCTACTTCAAGCCGGAAATTCGAATGTAATGAAGAACTTCCATTTTATACAGAATCATCTTGGCATTGCAGAAGTCCAGTGCAAAATAGTCAG AATATGCAAGATCTCGGGGTTTGTGAAGAACAAACTTACGATCATGCTGATCTCAATACGCCTGACGTTGATTCGACGTTCCGAAACTTCGAGGAGTCATTTGGAGCTGATCAATATGTATCATATGAGGGCCATGCTAGAGCAAAGGAG AAGTACGATTACAAATGCAGAGCCGCAATTCATGAAAGTTATGCTGCAAATTCAAAGGGAAGATAA